A stretch of DNA from Microtus pennsylvanicus isolate mMicPen1 chromosome 20, mMicPen1.hap1, whole genome shotgun sequence:
AAAGTCTGAAGCACCAGGGAAGGGAAGGACTGACACGCCCACGCCCAAATTctttcacacatgaacacacacacacaaagaccaaCGTGGAATCCAGGTCTGGTTAATGGACTGGCTGTGGTTTTCGTTGCTGTGAGTGGGTGGCAGAGTAGGGGTAAAGGGAGCCCCTTGCAGCTTTGGTAGGGTGGGcaccccctcttcctttctttctgacctTTGCCTCTCCCCTTAGGAGATGCTGACTTTTAACCCACATAAGCGGATCTCTGCCTTCCGCGCCCTGCAGCACTCTTACCTACACAAGGAAGAAAGTGACCCAGAGTGAGAAGAGTGGCTGGGCTGCCTTTCGTCTCTGGACACCGAGCACGAGACTCTCAACCTCTGCCTTCCTCTAGGGCTGTGGAGACTCCTCCAGTTTTTTACAGAGAATATTTTAAGCCTTAAATGACATTCCCTTCCCCACTTCTCCTTAGGAGGCTTACCCTCTTGCCCCCCCATTCTCTACACTAAGGGGTGGGTGTAtctgtcttctcccctccctgaTTTATATTGGGATCTTTTTTATACAGCAAAACGAGACAAAGAaatatggtctttttttttctttaatgtttttctgATTGGCTTTGCCTTTGGGAGATTTGAGGGCCCCGTGGGAAGGTTCCCTGTAACATCTGTAGACAGTTACACAGGACCCAGATGAGCAGCCCAGCTCTTTGGCTGACAAGGTTAGAAAGAATCTTTCAATTCCTTTCTCTGAATACTCAGTTAAAATGGCTTTAGTTTTGAGTTCACTGCTTCATTCTGGGTCCTGCCTTGGCAAGACTTGTGagtggggctggggctgtagttcagtggtggaaacacttgcctggcatgtgtgaggccctgggctaaAGCCCCAGCACTGCCTCCCCCACCCAAGAAAGTTGTTTCCCCCTGGTACTTTCTGATTTGTCCTTGGAGCCAATCTAAGGAGTCAAAAGGAGGGGAAATGGTTATGAAGGGCGTGCAGCCCCTGCTCATGCTTCTAAGAGTATACTGTATTTTCTAGGGGGAGGTATAAAGTTTTCCTTTCCCTACATCTTGTTCCCATCAACATATGTAAGACAAAATTTGTCTATCACTTGATGGGTTTTAGGAAATGAGGCGAggggcctttttttttaaaacaaaaaccaggtgGCGGTCCCCACCCCAGGTTTTCAAAACTCTAGGTGGGGGGTGGTATAAAAAGCTGGGACAATGCAAAACCAAGTCAGGAGGACCCAGAGACTCGCTGAGTGTggtgacacacctgtaatcctaccacCTGGGGGCTGTGGCAGGGGGATCCAgaatccaaggtcatccttggttacatagaAAGTTGGGAGCCAGTCTAGGCTATCTGGAAGACAGAATCTATAGAAAGGCACTGGGGTTGGCTCGGGGGTCCTTTTGATTCCGGAATCTCATTGCCAGCCAAACACCAAGGATCtacaggaaagggagagagaaagcaagttATTTTTGAGTCTTGGGTTTTAAGGCTTACAGGTGTCGACATGAAGGAAATGGGAATCATTACCTCTGTGAAGCTAAAGAAGAGCCCAACACCACCTAGGATTTTCAGGGCTTTGTCTGAGTGTTTAAGGAACTTCTCCCCACACATCTGGCATGCAGAACTCCTGGTCTTGCACATCTGAGGACAAAAGTAGCTACAATGCACGTCATTCCCAGACTGGAGCACCACTTGGCTAAACCCTTGGAGCCTCTATTTCTTTAGCATCGCTCAGTGAGGACTGACACCTCACCCTGAGGCCACCTATGCCCCTTGCCCACTTCTTCCTCACTGCTCCCAATCCTTGAACTTACCGCACCGCAGGAAGTATCATCTTGTGGGTATGGAGCTGTAAGGTTGAACAAACCACAGCAATCAAAGCTTCTCTCCAATTCATGCCGGGTACTGTTGCTCATGACCCACCAAGACGCATTGATGACATCTGTCTAGAGCATATAGGCAGAGGAGCGTCAACCTACCCCTGCACTCTAGCAAGGGCAATCAGCACACAGAATCCCACAGAAACAGGACGCGTGTCATGGTCACAGACAATGTTAAGTGTGTTTCTCAGAGTCTACATCTTGGGGAAATAACCATTCATGTCAGAGGATGAAGGTAATGAAACGGTCAGATTTAGCTTTAAAGGCAGGGAAAGCATGCACTTGAGAGGGCATCACCTTACCTGTTTGCTGCGGTTAATAGCCAGACATGAGCAAGAGATTCCAAACTGGAAGATGAAGACCAAGCCAAGGATGATCATGTACTGAGAGGAAGTTATGGCAAAAAAGATCTGGTTTCCATTGAAAATATCTCAGtgtgaaggccagcctggtgtaagTTCCAGGCGAGCAGGACTATGTAGCACGatcccatttttttgtttttaaaaaatctcactCAGTGTAATTTGTAACTGCAATGTGGCAGGCGAGGGAGTAGAGTTCAAGGCCCTTCTCTGTCTATAAAACCATAGTTTTATCGAGTTGAGAACAAAAACGTCAATTTCTGTGAGTTACAGAATAAGAGCAAAGAGACACACCTGAGGTCCCCTGCCCTTCTAGCAAAAGCCTACCCAGGGACCCCAATTACTCCAGGTCAGGATACAAAGAAGAGCAGCACTTGGTGGTGGTTAACAGCCCCCACGAGCCCAGCCACTGCAATCAGGAGAAGGAAGACTCCAACAGCAATGACTCCTCCAATGATGTGAATGCTGGACACCAGGCCCAGGCCCTTGCCCCAGGCAGCCACGCCAATGAGCAATAAGCCCACGAGCtgcaagaaacagaaagcagagtaCACTTCAGCctgatgtggtggctcacacctgtgatccaCGCAACCGCAGCACAACCAAATTCTAGGTTAACCTATACTAGCTACAAAGACCCTGTCATCGCCAAAGAATTCTAGCATGCAGCATAGCCAAAGGCTAGTCCACGTCCCCTTGTAATAAATGGGTAACCAACTGAGATGTGCTTTCTGGGCGCTCTTCGCAAGTAACTGGGAATAGCTGCGATCGTGGGGCAATGGCAGTAGCGTCTCGAGATACGAACCCCTTAGGGAGCATAAGTGAAGACTGGGACTATAGGCCCGCAGTCTTCGACTCACCCCTCCCCACTACCAAACAAACCCCTCATCACCGGAAGTCTCTTCTCTTCCACGGAAGTCCCCAGGAATTCCCTCTTCGCCGGAAGTTTCTGGGAAGCTTCCCAGAACCCTCAGTAAACCCCTCTTCCCACCGGAAGTACCCTAGAAATTTTCCCTTCTTTCCGTCCCGGAGCTTTCCCCACCTCCAAACCTCACCATATAAACCACGTTGAGAGCACATAACGCATTCTTGGAACAGGCAAATCCGCCgcaaaccatctccccagttctggggaCCCAAATGGTCCCAAGGACTTGAGGAGAGGGTATTGGGGACCGTCTTGTAGGACTCCAACAGCTTCTATCGCTTTAAATCCAAGCCAGCCAAATCAATTCTCTGCGCCTGCACCGTCCCACCCCTGCCTCTGGATTGGCGAAACTCGTAGCTAATCCAAGACATCCAGGATTTCAGTGCCAATCAATCTGCATTACGTCACCAGCCcgcctcctagtccttccctcagtttcttcattgGACGAAACTTAAAAAAACTGAAGACTGGGTTTCTAGACAGTTTCTTAGGGAACAGAGCCTAAACTTCAAAACCCTGGATTCCTGTGCTCCGAGGTGCAACATTAGGAATCCGAGGAGAGACTCAggtgaacagaaaaaaaagggggcttgtagaggtgggaggaaggggctCCGCCCCTCCAAGGACAACCCTTCCCCGCCGTTTACCCCGTGTTTCACGGTAATCTCACGATGATGCCAACGTTTTGTTCGTGCGTCACACTCTGGAACAGCAAGAGGATACAAATATTGAGCTGTGCAGCCCAGCTAGAGAGGATCCAAGTCAAGCATAGCAACAGCCGGCAAATCCTAACGCATTTGTTAAATGTGTCTACTAGTACGCATGTCCTGTTCTGCATTCCTTCCTCTGCAGTGTGACCATGCCAGAAATTCAAGTGGAAACAGTGACTTGGAAGCCGGTGCATTCCCATTCCTGACAAAATCACAGGCGCAGACCCTGGTGTCTTCTACATCTTTAGAACACATGGCTGGCACAAAATGACACGGGTATGGGGGCGGGACCggaatatgaataaataaagagcGTCCatactttgtgtttgtttgttttgttttttgagacagtgattACCTGTATAATagtactagctgtcctggaactagctcttgtagaccaggctggcctcgaactcacagggattcgcctgcctctgcctcccgagtgttgggattaaggcgtgcgccactactgcctggccatactttctttctttctttctttctttttttaactctatgtgcattttgcctgcatgtacgtctgtgcgagagtgtcagatccccgggaactggagttagacagttgtgagctgtcatgtggatgctgggaatttaatccaggtcctctgggggagcagccagtgttcttaaccactgagccatctctccagccccgattttCCATACTTCCACTCCAGATGGGGGTATAATGGGTCAATAACGTTATTGCATAAGCATCTGGACGTAGTACCCTTTGAATAGGAGTGAGAAATGGCACAATCTTTCCCTACGGTCTGGGAGTCAAACCACGGGGTTTTAACTTTGTGACTATCTGTGTGTGCCAAGTACTTCAGCCATAAAATGGGGACAGATGGCGATGCACCTACCTCTAACAATGCTACTCT
This window harbors:
- the Tspan31 gene encoding tetraspanin-31 isoform X1 encodes the protein MVCGGFACSKNALCALNVVYMLVGLLLIGVAAWGKGLGLVSSIHIIGGVIAVGVFLLLIAVAGLVGAVNHHQVLLFFYMIILGLVFIFQFGISCSCLAINRSKQTDVINASWWVMSNSTRHELERSFDCCGLFNLTAPYPQDDTSCGAMCKTRSSACQMCGEKFLKHSDKALKILGGVGLFFSFTEILGVWLAMRFRNQKDPRANPSAFL
- the Tspan31 gene encoding tetraspanin-31 isoform X2; the encoded protein is MIILGLVFIFQFGISCSCLAINRSKQTDVINASWWVMSNSTRHELERSFDCCGLFNLTAPYPQDDTSCGAMCKTRSSACQMCGEKFLKHSDKALKILGGVGLFFSFTEILGVWLAMRFRNQKDPRANPSAFL